Below is a genomic region from Fusobacterium nucleatum.
TAACAATTCTGATGTATATATTACTCCAACAATAAAAGAAGTTGAAGATTTAATAAATGAAGGTGTACAAATAATAGCTATTGATGCAACTAAAAGAGAAAGACCTGATAGAAAAGATTTAAAAGATTTTATAGCTGAAATTAAAGAAAAATATCCTAGTCAACTTTTTATGGCAGATATATCATCAGTTGATGAGGCTCTATATGCTGAAAAAATTGGATTTGATATAGTTGGAACAACTCTTGTTGGTTATACTGATTATACAAAAAACTATAAAGCCTTAGAAGAACTGGAAAAAGTTATTAAGGTTGTAAAAATTCCAGTGATAGCTGAGGGAAATATTGATACTCCTTTAAAAGCTAAAAAAGCTCTTGAAATAGGTGCTTTTGCAGTTGTAGTTGGTGGAGCAATAACTAGGCCTCAACAAATAACCAAAAAGTTTGTAGATGAAATGAAGTAGATTTTAAGGTAATAAGTAATCTATTTTATAGAATAAAGAAATTATAGATAAATAAACTTAGGGGACTGTCGCAAATTAATCTATTGGAATGGAAATAAAAAATAAGTGAAATTATGTTCCAAATTTTAGGATAAAAATTAAATAGAATGAGCCGAGCAAATCTCAACATGTCTGAGCTAACTTGTTAGCGAGTTGATTGAATTTGCAGCGAATTCTTAATTTTTATCCGTCAAGAAATTTGGCTAGCAATGAACTATTTTTTACTTCACTTATAAGTTTGCAACAGCCCCTAAAATTTTTAATAAAAAGGGCGAAAAAATGAGAAAAGATTATTTTACTAGTTTTTTTTATATCATTCTTATGGGATTTGGATTTCCTATTATGAGATTTATGAGTATTCATTTTGAGACAGTAAATAATAATGCAGTGAGGTTTTTATCTGGTGGTTTTTTATTTATTTTAATATGTATTTTTAAATTTCGTGAAGAACTTAAAAAAATTTTATTAGAACCCAAAATTATTTTAAAGTTATTATTACTTGGAATTTTTATGAGTGGAAATATGTATTTTTTTATCAATGGATTAAAATATACTTCTGCATTAGCAGGGAGTATATTTGGCATTTTAGCAATGCCATTAGCAATAATAATGGCAGCTATTTTTTTTAAAGATGAAAGAAGTAAAATAAAACAAAAAAAATTCTATATAGGAAGTATTTTTGCATTTATTGGTTCTTTGCTCTTTGTACTCTATGGAAATAAAGTGGGAGAAAGTTTGAATTTTTTAAAAGGAACTTTATTTTTAGGAACAGCCATTTTTATTCAATCTATTCAAAATTTACTAATAAAAAATATTGCTAAAAAATTACATACTATTGTTATTAGTGCTTCAACAGCTACTTTATCAGGGATCATATATTTAATATTGTCTATACACACTGGAAAAATCATTCAATTAAAAGAAGTTGGAGAAGGAATGCTAATAGGATTAAGTTTAGCAGGTATTTATGGAATGCTTACAGGAATGTTAATGGCATTTTATATAGTTCAAAAACAAGGAGTAGTAATTTTTAATATAATTCAGTTATTAATACCTGTTTCAACTGCTATTGTAGGATATTTTACATTAGGTGAAACAATTAATTTTTATCAAGGAATGGGAGCTATTATAGTTATTTTTGGTTGTATTATTGCTTTAAAAATATAGCCTCCTACGATATTTAATATTATCATAGAAGACTATATTTTTTAATATTCTCAATCTTTACTAATTAGTTTTTCTTTTCTTTTCTAATATTTTCAAAGCCTCTTTATCAGCTTTTTCTTTTGCCTCTGCTGCCTCTTTCATAGCTTTTTCTTGGGCTTTTGTATCTTCTTCTGGTGCCATCATTGGTGTTTCTTCGCCCATTGTTGGTGTTTGCATTTCAGCCTCCATTTTAGCTCTTTCCTTATCTTGTTCCTTATAATACTCTCTTCTTTTTTCTAATGCCTTAAAAGCATCATTTTCTCCTGCTGTACCTTCATTTGTTGCATTTGCATTTGTACAAGCTACCATAGCCATAGAAGCTACTAAAATAAACATTGCAAAAATTCCTTTTTTCATAATTTGTTTCTCCTTTCTCTGTAAATAATTTTTATGATTTTAATTTATTGCTTGTAAATATTTAATTCCACTTTCATAGTCTGGATTTAATTTTTCTAAAAACTTTACATAAGATAGCAAAGAAGTATAGAAATAATTAATTTTTTGACTATAGAATTCTTCTGGAATAAAATGTTTTATCTTATCTTGTAACTTTTTCCAGTTAGATAGATAAGATTGAATTAAAACTACATCTTCATCAGTTATATCTTCATTTTCATTTTCTTTCAAAACTAACATTCTTTCTTTAGTTTCTTTAAATATAGAAGAATTATATTGTTTTAATTCTAAGAAATCATCTTTTATATCTTGGGCAATATCCCTCCCAAAATCTTGCATAAATTCATGGACTAAACTAAGTCTTACATATTTATTATTTCCACCAAAAAAGCTTATTAGCCTATTTTTATCTTGAAATAATTTTTCTGATAAGTAAGAAAGATAGTCTTTACTTACATATATTTTATCAAGACTTACAATATTACCAAATCTTCCTACTAATTTATTGATACTATAAAATAAATGTACCTTTCCTGATTTATAACGAAGATTATAAATTTTATCCAATATTTCTAAATTTTTTCTCATCCTTTTTAAACCTTTCTAATATTATATATGTAAAAATATTACTGATAATTGAAAATATATAATAAGTGCTGCTGTATCAACTATTGTTGTAATCAGTGGACTCGCCATAATAGCAGGGTCAATTTTCAAAGATTTTGCTATAAGTGGCAAAACTCCTCCTATAACTTTTGCCATTATTATAGTCAAAAACATACTTATAGCTACAACTAGTGATGTTTCAAAACCAGACTTTG
It encodes:
- a CDS encoding N-acetylmannosamine-6-phosphate 2-epimerase, whose translation is MNKILESIRGKLIVSCQALEDEPLHSSFIMGRMAYAAYSGGAAGIRANTVDDIKEIKKNVSLPIIGIIKKVYNNSDVYITPTIKEVEDLINEGVQIIAIDATKRERPDRKDLKDFIAEIKEKYPSQLFMADISSVDEALYAEKIGFDIVGTTLVGYTDYTKNYKALEELEKVIKVVKIPVIAEGNIDTPLKAKKALEIGAFAVVVGGAITRPQQITKKFVDEMK
- a CDS encoding DMT family transporter, whose translation is MRKDYFTSFFYIILMGFGFPIMRFMSIHFETVNNNAVRFLSGGFLFILICIFKFREELKKILLEPKIILKLLLLGIFMSGNMYFFINGLKYTSALAGSIFGILAMPLAIIMAAIFFKDERSKIKQKKFYIGSIFAFIGSLLFVLYGNKVGESLNFLKGTLFLGTAIFIQSIQNLLIKNIAKKLHTIVISASTATLSGIIYLILSIHTGKIIQLKEVGEGMLIGLSLAGIYGMLTGMLMAFYIVQKQGVVIFNIIQLLIPVSTAIVGYFTLGETINFYQGMGAIIVIFGCIIALKI
- the radB gene encoding RadB family lipoprotein — encoded protein: MKKGIFAMFILVASMAMVACTNANATNEGTAGENDAFKALEKRREYYKEQDKERAKMEAEMQTPTMGEETPMMAPEEDTKAQEKAMKEAAEAKEKADKEALKILEKKRKTN